In Dyadobacter subterraneus, a single genomic region encodes these proteins:
- a CDS encoding DNA gyrase/topoisomerase IV subunit A has protein sequence MDENGATPNVEDSELHSQLPVSGLYESWFLDYASYVILERAVPAIEDGLKPVQRRIMHALNEMDDGRFNKVANVIGSTMQYHPHGDASINDAIVNLGQKELLFDTQGNWGDLRTGDRAAAARYIEVRLSRFSKEIVFNNDTTEWQLSYDGRKREPVTLPVKFPLLLSLGVEGIAVGLSTKILPHNFCELIAASIDILQGKEVIIYPDFLTGGQIDVSNYGDGHRSGKVRVRAKIEEEDKKMLVIRDIPFGTTTSSLIDSIIKANDGGKIKIKKVVDNTAADVEIQVHLAPGVSPDITIDALYAFTECEVSISPNACVIIEDKPHFVGVTDILRYNTQQTVHLLKRELEIRRLALLEKILYGSLEKIFIENRIYRDIEECETFEDVIRTIDKGLEPFKPQFYREITDDDIVELTEIRIKRISKYDGYKADELMRKWQEELAETEDNLANITRFAIDYFKDLLKKYGKGRERRTEIRAFNQISANVVAANNQKLYVNRAEGFIGSGLKKDEYVMDCSDIDDIIVFRADGKCLVTKVQDKIFVGKDIIYCAVFLKNDERKVYNLTYLDGKTGVSYIKRFQVTAVTRDREYDLTQGTPKSKITYFTSNENGEAEIITVSLTAQSKAKVKQFDFNFADLLIKNRSAMGNILTKYPVRKIVMKQAGRSTLGGVDMWFDPIIGRLNRDERGEYLGNFGSTDSILVIYKEGSYELTNFDLTNHYVSNEVLLVKKFDPKLPVTALYYDGGQKHYFVKRFTIETSSLDKKFLFISDAKNSKLILASTDKRPRFEVVHAKNEKRDQLHEEFVVEDLVDVRGWKAMGYKLSIDKYKEIRWLESLAVLVEDELVIDIPDLHHDTEESGSETAENNEIQESENSESETNEEDTEPENKKDEETPDDSKPKKEPKKGTDPKSQLGLFE, from the coding sequence ATGGACGAAAACGGAGCTACGCCTAACGTAGAAGATAGCGAATTACACAGTCAGTTACCCGTCTCGGGCCTTTACGAAAGTTGGTTTCTTGATTATGCATCCTATGTAATTCTGGAACGTGCAGTGCCTGCCATTGAAGACGGTTTAAAGCCGGTTCAGCGCAGGATCATGCATGCATTGAATGAGATGGACGACGGCCGCTTCAACAAAGTTGCCAACGTGATCGGTTCAACCATGCAGTATCACCCGCATGGTGATGCTTCCATTAATGACGCCATCGTTAACCTTGGTCAAAAGGAACTTCTTTTCGATACACAGGGAAACTGGGGCGATTTGCGCACCGGCGACCGTGCCGCAGCAGCGCGTTATATTGAGGTTCGCCTTTCAAGATTTTCCAAGGAAATTGTTTTCAATAACGATACCACCGAGTGGCAATTATCATATGACGGACGGAAACGGGAACCGGTTACACTTCCTGTAAAATTCCCGCTTTTACTATCGCTGGGTGTTGAAGGAATTGCGGTTGGACTTTCAACCAAAATATTACCGCACAACTTTTGTGAGCTGATTGCCGCATCCATCGATATTTTGCAGGGTAAGGAAGTTATCATTTATCCTGATTTTCTTACCGGCGGACAGATCGATGTTTCCAATTATGGCGATGGCCATCGTAGCGGAAAAGTACGGGTTCGTGCTAAAATCGAAGAGGAAGACAAGAAAATGCTTGTCATCCGTGATATTCCTTTTGGTACAACCACATCATCCCTGATCGATTCTATCATCAAGGCAAATGATGGTGGAAAGATCAAGATTAAAAAGGTTGTTGATAATACGGCAGCGGATGTAGAAATTCAGGTGCATCTGGCTCCTGGGGTTTCGCCGGATATTACCATTGATGCACTTTATGCGTTTACGGAATGTGAAGTCTCCATTTCTCCCAACGCCTGTGTCATTATTGAGGACAAACCTCACTTTGTCGGCGTAACGGATATTTTACGTTACAATACGCAGCAGACGGTTCATCTTTTAAAACGTGAGCTGGAAATCCGGAGACTGGCTTTACTGGAAAAAATCCTGTACGGCTCGCTGGAAAAAATATTTATTGAAAACCGCATTTACCGGGACATTGAAGAATGTGAAACTTTTGAAGATGTAATCCGGACCATAGATAAGGGACTTGAACCTTTCAAGCCACAATTTTACAGAGAAATTACAGACGATGATATCGTTGAGCTGACGGAAATCCGTATCAAACGTATTTCAAAATATGACGGATATAAAGCGGATGAACTGATGCGCAAATGGCAGGAAGAACTTGCGGAAACGGAAGACAACCTGGCCAATATTACCCGTTTTGCAATTGATTATTTCAAAGATCTTTTAAAGAAATACGGAAAAGGCAGAGAAAGAAGAACTGAAATCAGAGCGTTCAACCAGATTTCTGCGAACGTCGTTGCTGCCAATAACCAGAAACTTTACGTCAACCGTGCCGAAGGTTTTATTGGTTCTGGTTTGAAAAAAGATGAGTACGTCATGGATTGCTCTGATATTGACGATATCATCGTTTTCAGAGCCGACGGCAAATGTCTGGTTACCAAAGTTCAGGATAAAATATTTGTAGGAAAAGACATTATTTACTGTGCCGTTTTTCTTAAAAATGACGAGCGGAAAGTTTATAACTTAACCTATCTCGACGGAAAAACCGGTGTTTCTTACATCAAAAGATTCCAGGTTACAGCAGTTACGCGTGACAGGGAATATGATCTGACACAAGGTACGCCAAAATCAAAAATCACCTATTTCACTTCCAATGAAAATGGTGAAGCTGAGATTATAACTGTCAGCCTGACTGCTCAGAGCAAAGCAAAAGTGAAACAATTTGATTTCAATTTTGCTGATCTGCTGATCAAAAACCGGAGCGCGATGGGAAATATTCTGACAAAATATCCGGTTCGTAAAATTGTAATGAAACAAGCCGGCCGCTCTACTTTGGGTGGTGTTGACATGTGGTTTGATCCGATTATCGGCCGTTTAAACCGTGACGAACGTGGAGAATATTTGGGGAATTTCGGGTCTACGGATAGCATTCTGGTTATTTACAAAGAAGGATCTTACGAGCTGACCAACTTTGACCTGACCAATCATTATGTTTCCAATGAAGTTTTACTGGTCAAAAAGTTTGATCCAAAACTTCCGGTTACGGCTTTGTATTATGACGGAGGACAGAAACATTATTTTGTCAAACGTTTCACGATAGAAACTTCTTCACTGGATAAGAAATTCCTGTTTATCAGTGATGCAAAAAACAGTAAATTAATCCTTGCTTCGACCGACAAACGTCCTCGCTTTGAAGTTGTTCATGCTAAAAACGAAAAACGTGATCAGCTGCATGAAGAATTCGTGGTTGAAGATCTTGTTGATGTAAGAGGATGGAAAGCAATGGGTTACAAATTATCCATTGATAAATATAAAGAAATCCGCTGGCTGGAATCTCTGGCAGTTCTGGTAGAAGATGAGCTGGTTATTGATATTCCGGATCTTCATCATGACACAGAAGAAAGTGGCAGCGAAACAGCAGAAAATAACGAAATACAGGAATCTGAGAACAGTGAATCCGAGACAAACGAGGAGGATACTGAACCAGAAAATAAGAAGGATGAGGAAACCCCGGATGATTCCAAACCAAAAAAGGAACCCAAAAAAGGTACTGATCCAAAATCACAACTTGGTCTTTTTGAATAA
- a CDS encoding NAD(P)/FAD-dependent oxidoreductase produces the protein MQHNLTLTLVPEIALDDDAFRQYINKKLNLRVTDQPFIRKTRQSIDARSRQVKVNIQAEVYVNEQPPSLIETPLEYPDVSNRPQALIVGCGPAGMFAALRLIELGIKPILFERGKDVRARRRDLAAINKEHIVNPESNYCFGEGGAGTYSDGKLYTRSNKRGDIRRVLEIFVGHGANEQILIDTHPHIGTNKLPMVVSEMRKSILEAGGEIHFDTKVTDFILEGNTLKGVITEDKTEHTGIGVILATGHSARDIYELLDQRNILIESKSFAMGVRIEHPQSVIDQIQYHCQTDRGPYLPAASYSLVTQTRYQGVQRGVFSFCMCPGGFIVPAATASGEVVVNGMSPSRRDSAYANSGIVVSVEDIDLQPYKEFGALAGLQYQKEVEQAACKLAGETQTAPAQLVTDFVNKKMSGQLRETSYQPGIIPVDLYEVLPPNIAFPLRDAFSDFGRKMKGYLSGEAQLIGVESRTSSPVRIPRERETCEHPVVKGLFPCGEGAGYAGGIMSAAMDGQRCAEQLVGLYASV, from the coding sequence ATGCAGCATAATCTTACACTTACACTCGTACCAGAGATTGCTCTGGATGATGACGCTTTTCGTCAGTATATCAATAAAAAACTTAACCTCCGGGTTACTGATCAGCCTTTTATCAGGAAAACGCGTCAGTCTATCGACGCGAGAAGCAGGCAGGTAAAAGTCAATATTCAGGCAGAAGTTTATGTCAATGAACAGCCGCCTTCACTCATTGAAACGCCACTGGAATATCCGGATGTAAGTAATCGTCCACAGGCTTTAATTGTCGGCTGCGGCCCGGCTGGTATGTTTGCGGCTTTGCGTTTAATTGAACTCGGCATTAAACCGATTCTTTTTGAGCGCGGAAAAGATGTCCGTGCAAGAAGACGGGATCTGGCTGCTATTAATAAAGAACATATCGTCAACCCCGAATCCAATTATTGTTTTGGAGAAGGCGGTGCCGGTACTTATTCGGACGGAAAATTATATACACGCTCCAACAAACGTGGGGATATTCGCCGGGTTTTGGAAATATTTGTTGGCCACGGTGCCAATGAACAAATCCTGATTGATACCCATCCGCATATCGGCACCAATAAACTTCCGATGGTTGTCAGTGAAATGCGAAAAAGTATTCTGGAAGCGGGCGGAGAAATTCATTTTGACACAAAAGTTACCGACTTCATTTTAGAAGGAAATACTTTAAAAGGCGTTATTACAGAGGATAAAACCGAGCATACCGGAATCGGTGTAATTCTGGCCACAGGACATTCAGCCCGGGATATTTACGAATTACTGGACCAGAGAAATATTCTGATTGAAAGTAAATCTTTTGCCATGGGCGTTCGGATAGAACATCCGCAAAGTGTAATTGACCAGATCCAATACCATTGCCAGACAGATCGCGGACCATATCTACCGGCAGCTTCATACAGCCTCGTTACCCAAACCCGTTACCAGGGTGTACAGCGTGGCGTTTTTTCTTTTTGCATGTGTCCGGGAGGATTTATTGTTCCGGCAGCAACGGCTTCCGGAGAAGTGGTTGTGAATGGGATGTCGCCTTCCCGCCGTGATTCTGCTTACGCCAATTCTGGAATTGTAGTTTCTGTTGAAGATATTGATTTACAGCCTTATAAAGAATTTGGTGCATTGGCCGGTTTACAATATCAAAAAGAAGTGGAACAAGCCGCGTGTAAACTCGCGGGAGAAACACAAACAGCACCCGCACAGCTTGTTACTGATTTTGTCAATAAAAAAATGTCTGGCCAGCTTCGTGAAACTTCCTACCAGCCAGGTATTATACCGGTTGATTTGTACGAAGTTTTGCCTCCAAATATTGCTTTTCCACTAAGAGATGCTTTTTCCGATTTTGGAAGAAAAATGAAAGGATATCTATCAGGGGAAGCGCAATTAATTGGCGTAGAAAGCCGTACTTCTTCACCCGTCAGAATTCCAAGGGAACGTGAAACTTGTGAACATCCGGTCGTAAAAGGACTTTTTCCATGTGGCGAAGGTGCGGGTTATGCAGGTGGAATTATGTCAGCTGCGATGGATGGACAAAGATGTGCGGAACAGCTTGTCGGACTATACGCCTCGGTATAA
- a CDS encoding SanA/YdcF family protein produces MLVKKLIKIVIALLFASLVFILLCNFWVVYCTKQYNYFSINDLPSNDVALVLGTSRNTERGKENLYFRYRMEATARLFKEGKIKYIILSGNNDSQYYNEPLDMQRALLNLGIPENVMTLDYAGFRTFDSVVRCKEVFNQDNFTVISQNFHNARALYIAHNEGINAISFAAQDVPDGYSIRTLIREYLARPKAVLDVHFLRPKADVTSNVEIKKKKGP; encoded by the coding sequence ATGCTCGTGAAAAAATTGATAAAAATAGTTATTGCCCTTCTCTTTGCCAGCCTGGTTTTTATCCTGCTGTGCAACTTCTGGGTAGTATACTGTACCAAGCAGTATAACTATTTTTCAATTAACGACCTTCCTTCAAATGACGTCGCGCTGGTTTTGGGGACCAGCAGGAATACGGAAAGAGGAAAAGAAAACCTGTATTTCAGGTACCGGATGGAGGCCACGGCACGACTTTTCAAGGAAGGTAAAATCAAATACATTATTTTGAGCGGAAACAACGACTCACAGTATTACAATGAGCCGCTGGATATGCAAAGAGCTTTGCTCAATTTGGGAATTCCGGAAAATGTGATGACATTGGACTATGCCGGTTTCCGGACCTTTGATTCGGTGGTTCGCTGCAAGGAAGTTTTTAACCAGGATAATTTTACAGTTATATCCCAAAATTTCCACAATGCACGGGCATTATACATTGCGCATAACGAAGGAATAAACGCGATATCATTTGCTGCTCAGGACGTTCCCGACGGGTACTCAATTCGTACCCTGATCCGGGAATATCTGGCGAGGCCAAAAGCAGTTTTGGACGTACATTTTTTGAGACCAAAAGCAGATGTTACGTCTAATGTTGAGATAAAAAAGAAAAAAGGACCCTGA
- a CDS encoding DUF5686 and carboxypeptidase-like regulatory domain-containing protein, protein MKIIRPIIFFVIILLSVRSFAQTTHTIKGRITDATSGDPVPFANIGVKNTPAGTTTNFDGFYTLTFTPPADSILVTYIGYTTKSKAIADTTFQTIDVQLTPGALQLREVKIFAGENPAWAIMRKIVANRKHNNTENLDAYEFESYNKIQIDIDNLSEKFRNRRAVKKMTHIVDKYDEVKGDDGQTVIPIFISESVSNVYFRRDPKKKKEIINKTKVSGVGLTDGSFVSQIVGSSFQQYNFYNNWLNVLEKDFISPISDSWKLYYDYYLADSISNGTNYDYQIDFEPRQEQDLAFSGSFWIDGKTYALTQMDANVGKKANLNFIERIKIQTSYDLFEDDSTWVPTKTRVLIDVDEPTKQTAGLLLKFYSSNSNYKLNVPKGPKFFDTAIELKEDYMVHDSTFWNKSRPESLSKSEKLSFQLVDSLKVLPVVKTYTEILNIFVNGYKRIDKWNIDIGPYLFLYANNNIEGNRLRLGFKTDPGFSRKWIVSGYGAYGFKDQKFKYGGGLDYIFSRKPWTMAGISYSKDLERLGLSAETIGTNTLFGAFSKFGTFRRAYYQEDFSMYLKREIVKGFTANIQLRHRNFDPLFDFAYRSEPQMGADSPLKSKYEITELNVETRLAGNETFLQNDNERISMGTGNSPAFTFRYTMGMKNFLKGDFNYHKFALNVKQTFRAGVFGRTYYNLTVGYIPSTIPYTLLYTPLGNESLFYVDNAFNLMKYFEFISDRYLTLRVEHNDEGFILNRIPAVRKLKWRLLATGRVFYGQVSKQNLALASTVDAQGNPIQTFNELGNMPYLELGYGIDNIFKFGRIDAIHRLTYKNNPNVTPFALKISFWFSL, encoded by the coding sequence ATGAAAATAATTAGACCAATCATCTTTTTTGTAATTATACTATTATCTGTCCGATCCTTCGCACAAACCACACATACTATAAAAGGCAGAATAACAGATGCAACTTCCGGTGATCCGGTCCCGTTTGCCAATATTGGCGTAAAAAATACTCCGGCTGGAACAACAACAAATTTCGACGGTTTTTATACGCTTACCTTCACACCACCCGCTGATTCAATTCTTGTAACATACATTGGCTATACTACAAAAAGTAAAGCCATTGCCGACACAACCTTTCAGACCATTGACGTTCAGCTGACTCCCGGCGCCTTGCAGCTTAGGGAAGTCAAAATATTTGCCGGAGAAAATCCAGCCTGGGCAATTATGCGCAAGATTGTTGCTAACAGGAAACATAACAATACTGAAAATCTGGATGCTTATGAATTTGAAAGTTATAACAAGATCCAGATTGATATAGATAACCTTTCAGAGAAATTCAGAAATCGTCGCGCCGTAAAAAAAATGACGCATATCGTGGACAAATATGATGAAGTCAAAGGTGATGACGGCCAAACAGTTATTCCGATTTTCATTTCTGAATCTGTTTCCAATGTTTATTTCAGAAGAGATCCCAAGAAGAAAAAGGAGATTATCAATAAAACAAAGGTTTCCGGTGTAGGATTAACGGATGGAAGTTTTGTTTCTCAAATTGTAGGTTCATCTTTTCAGCAATATAACTTTTACAATAACTGGCTGAATGTTTTGGAAAAAGATTTTATTTCGCCGATTTCCGACAGCTGGAAATTATACTATGATTATTATCTGGCCGACAGTATTTCAAACGGAACAAATTACGATTACCAGATTGATTTTGAACCACGTCAGGAACAAGATCTTGCTTTTAGCGGCTCTTTCTGGATTGATGGAAAAACCTATGCACTAACCCAAATGGATGCGAATGTTGGGAAAAAAGCCAATTTGAATTTCATCGAAAGAATAAAAATCCAGACTTCGTACGATCTTTTTGAAGATGACAGTACCTGGGTTCCGACTAAAACCAGGGTTTTAATTGATGTAGATGAACCAACAAAACAAACCGCCGGCTTGCTATTGAAGTTTTATTCCTCCAATTCAAATTACAAACTGAATGTCCCAAAAGGACCAAAATTTTTCGATACAGCCATCGAACTGAAAGAAGATTATATGGTGCATGATTCTACTTTCTGGAATAAAAGTCGTCCTGAATCTCTTTCCAAATCCGAAAAGTTAAGTTTTCAATTGGTTGATTCTTTAAAGGTTTTACCTGTTGTAAAAACGTACACCGAAATACTGAACATTTTTGTTAACGGCTATAAAAGAATTGACAAATGGAATATAGATATCGGTCCGTATCTGTTTTTATATGCCAATAATAATATTGAAGGAAACCGGCTCAGACTTGGTTTTAAAACTGATCCCGGATTCAGCAGAAAGTGGATTGTCAGCGGTTATGGTGCTTATGGGTTTAAGGATCAGAAATTTAAATATGGCGGTGGTTTAGACTATATTTTCTCCCGAAAACCATGGACAATGGCCGGGATTTCCTATTCAAAAGATCTGGAAAGATTAGGACTTTCTGCCGAAACAATTGGTACCAATACGCTTTTTGGAGCATTTTCAAAATTCGGGACTTTCAGGAGAGCTTATTATCAGGAAGACTTTTCTATGTATCTCAAGAGAGAAATTGTGAAAGGATTTACGGCAAATATTCAGCTTCGACACAGAAATTTCGATCCTCTATTTGATTTTGCTTATCGTTCAGAACCACAAATGGGAGCCGATTCTCCTTTGAAAAGCAAGTATGAAATTACCGAGCTTAATGTTGAAACCCGACTGGCCGGCAATGAAACATTTTTGCAAAACGATAATGAACGTATCAGTATGGGAACAGGAAATTCCCCGGCTTTTACATTTCGGTATACGATGGGCATGAAAAATTTCCTGAAAGGTGATTTTAATTATCACAAGTTTGCACTTAACGTGAAACAGACTTTCCGGGCAGGTGTTTTTGGCCGGACTTACTATAACCTTACAGTCGGATATATTCCTTCAACAATTCCTTACACACTCTTATACACACCTTTGGGTAATGAATCGCTGTTTTATGTGGATAATGCATTCAACCTGATGAAGTATTTCGAATTTATCAGCGATCGATATCTGACACTTCGTGTTGAACATAACGACGAAGGATTTATCTTGAACCGTATTCCGGCGGTAAGAAAATTGAAATGGAGATTATTGGCGACAGGAAGAGTTTTTTATGGTCAGGTGAGCAAACAAAATCTTGCGTTGGCTTCAACTGTGGATGCGCAGGGAAATCCAATTCAGACATTTAATGAACTTGGAAATATGCCTTATCTGGAACTGGGTTACGGTATTGATAACATCTTTAAATTTGGTCGGATCGATGCTATCCACAGACTTACTTATAAAAACAATCCTAACGTTACTCCCTTTGCGTTGAAGATTTCTTTCTGGTTTAGCTTGTAG
- a CDS encoding glycoside hydrolase family 9 protein: MINFSKQKWTILFFLFFFPLLLNAQSSKILTNHVGYEDSKAKKAIIISDKKLDFTAFQLVDAETGKVAFSGKPVFSGPVNKWKNWLFWTIDFSPFTKKGNYLIKAIGSGNTVASYPFVIDKNVLEQSTLSNVVYYFKGQRSSGLLDKADRTLILSGHPKDTIDAHGGWYDASGDYGKHLSHLTFSSYFNPQQISLTAWTLFKTYELSAKRKGNDFRQYKRRLLDEAMFGADYLLRMQAKDGSFYRSVSAPGAGKFAKDRVIRAEDQSYRIKKTEGQAFSDSDKSDDWKKYQVSYRSGGGVSIAALAMASAYDSSGDFSNKDYLIAAEKAFDFLEKHNVEMTNDGKENIVDDYCALTAATELFKATGKEVYAKAAEKRANSLVSRLTSWNKETNFWRADDKDRPFFHPSDAGFPIASLSYYYPLAPKADQARIKETIRKSLVHELEITKEVNNPFGYSRQLVQDTIGNKRTTFFFPHGSDASPWWQGENARLASIAAAARLAAPLFNEDKIFKNSLETFALDQLNWILGLNPYDASMLQGSGHNNPTYGFFGTFEYTNAPGGIANGITSGLNNEDDIDFNLSYAKTGMDNDWRWAEQWLPHAAWYMLAISVNE; this comes from the coding sequence ATGATTAATTTTTCCAAACAAAAATGGACAATTCTGTTTTTCCTGTTCTTCTTTCCATTACTTCTAAACGCGCAATCCTCGAAAATCCTGACAAATCATGTCGGTTATGAAGATTCAAAAGCTAAGAAAGCGATCATCATAAGTGATAAAAAATTGGATTTTACGGCCTTTCAACTTGTCGATGCAGAAACCGGTAAAGTTGCCTTTTCCGGAAAACCTGTATTTAGCGGTCCTGTGAATAAATGGAAAAACTGGCTTTTCTGGACGATTGATTTTAGCCCGTTCACTAAAAAAGGAAATTATCTGATCAAAGCGATTGGTTCGGGTAACACAGTTGCTTCTTATCCTTTCGTCATTGATAAGAATGTTCTGGAACAATCGACCCTTTCCAATGTTGTCTACTATTTCAAAGGGCAGCGGAGTTCGGGATTGTTGGACAAAGCGGACCGGACTTTGATACTTTCCGGTCATCCAAAAGATACGATTGATGCGCACGGAGGCTGGTATGATGCTTCGGGGGATTATGGAAAACATTTGTCACACCTAACTTTTTCTTCCTATTTCAATCCACAGCAAATTTCGCTGACGGCCTGGACTTTGTTTAAAACCTATGAACTTTCGGCAAAAAGGAAGGGAAATGATTTTCGTCAATATAAAAGAAGATTATTGGACGAAGCCATGTTTGGTGCTGATTATCTGTTGCGGATGCAGGCGAAGGATGGATCGTTTTACCGTTCTGTTTCTGCGCCGGGAGCTGGAAAATTTGCAAAAGACCGGGTCATTCGTGCAGAAGATCAAAGTTATAGAATTAAAAAAACAGAAGGGCAGGCATTTAGTGACAGTGACAAATCGGACGACTGGAAAAAATACCAGGTGAGTTACCGTTCCGGCGGAGGCGTAAGTATTGCGGCTTTGGCCATGGCTTCGGCATATGATTCTTCGGGGGATTTTTCCAATAAGGATTATCTGATAGCTGCGGAAAAAGCGTTTGACTTTTTGGAAAAACATAATGTGGAAATGACCAATGATGGAAAAGAAAACATCGTCGACGATTATTGTGCACTGACCGCAGCCACAGAATTATTCAAAGCAACAGGAAAAGAAGTTTACGCAAAAGCAGCCGAAAAACGTGCTAATAGTCTGGTTTCCAGGTTGACGTCATGGAATAAGGAAACAAACTTCTGGCGCGCGGATGATAAAGATCGCCCGTTTTTTCACCCGTCCGATGCAGGATTTCCAATTGCCAGTCTGAGTTATTATTATCCTTTGGCGCCAAAGGCTGATCAAGCCAGAATTAAGGAAACAATCAGAAAATCGCTGGTGCATGAACTGGAAATTACCAAAGAAGTGAACAATCCATTTGGATACAGTCGCCAGCTTGTGCAGGATACGATTGGAAATAAGCGGACAACATTTTTCTTCCCGCATGGCAGCGATGCTTCACCGTGGTGGCAGGGAGAAAATGCGAGATTGGCCTCCATTGCCGCGGCAGCCAGACTTGCTGCTCCTTTATTTAATGAGGATAAAATATTCAAAAACAGTCTTGAAACTTTTGCGTTGGACCAGTTAAACTGGATTTTGGGTTTAAATCCTTACGATGCCAGTATGCTGCAAGGTTCAGGTCACAACAATCCGACTTACGGTTTTTTCGGAACTTTTGAATATACCAACGCGCCGGGAGGAATCGCAAATGGGATTACTTCGGGATTAAATAATGAAGATGATATTGATTTCAATTTGTCATACGCCAAAACGGGTATGGATAATGATTGGCGCTGGGCTGAACAATGGCTTCCGCACGCAGCCTGGTATATGCTGGCGATATCTGTAAATGAATAA
- a CDS encoding ABC transporter ATP-binding protein produces MPVLRAESVSKKFDSKTVLSDVSLELNPGEWLGILGESGSGKSTFLRILGRFMDADSGDVYFQESLLTSVKGELIPGHDSIKLIHQEFELFPNQTVEENISYSVRFYEPDYRKQKVEELLKITGLSNVRGQKAKLLSGGEKQRTAIAKSLAEQPDVLLLDEPFAHLDNRNRRILAEAIEQMRQEQQMVCIFVTHEAADALAWSDKIAVLRDGKVIQIGTPQEVYNQPNDGYVAELTGDINWLGENPELKKSFIRPEKIKRTKFFEKSKWTGIVEAIRFHGNHWEIRCRNEKGLLVFYRNKKDVEIGEEVFLTYSGKDLRTI; encoded by the coding sequence ATGCCTGTTCTTCGCGCTGAATCAGTATCAAAAAAATTCGATTCCAAAACTGTTTTGTCTGATGTTTCACTGGAATTAAATCCAGGAGAATGGCTGGGGATTTTAGGAGAAAGCGGATCGGGTAAAAGTACATTTTTAAGAATTCTGGGCAGATTTATGGATGCTGATTCCGGCGATGTCTATTTTCAGGAATCACTATTAACTTCAGTTAAAGGAGAACTTATTCCCGGGCACGATTCCATAAAGTTGATTCACCAGGAATTTGAGCTTTTCCCAAACCAAACCGTAGAAGAAAATATTTCGTATTCAGTTCGTTTTTACGAGCCGGATTACCGGAAGCAGAAAGTGGAGGAATTATTGAAAATTACCGGCCTGTCAAACGTTCGTGGACAAAAAGCCAAACTTTTGTCGGGAGGAGAAAAACAAAGAACTGCGATTGCAAAATCCCTGGCCGAGCAGCCGGATGTTTTGTTGCTCGACGAACCATTTGCTCATTTAGATAACAGAAATCGCAGGATCCTGGCTGAGGCTATTGAACAGATGAGGCAGGAACAACAAATGGTTTGTATTTTCGTAACCCATGAAGCCGCGGATGCACTGGCCTGGTCAGATAAAATTGCTGTTTTAAGAGACGGAAAAGTAATTCAGATCGGAACTCCGCAGGAAGTCTATAATCAGCCAAATGACGGCTACGTTGCAGAACTTACGGGTGATATAAATTGGCTTGGTGAAAATCCTGAACTTAAAAAATCTTTCATTCGTCCGGAGAAAATCAAGCGTACCAAATTTTTCGAAAAAAGTAAATGGACGGGAATTGTTGAAGCCATCCGTTTTCATGGAAATCACTGGGAAATCCGTTGCAGAAACGAAAAAGGGTTACTGGTTTTTTATCGAAACAAAAAAGATGTAGAAATAGGGGAAGAAGTTTTTCTGACTTATTCGGGCAAAGATTTGAGGACGATTTAA
- a CDS encoding NUDIX hydrolase: MAQGSFSVFTNELFQKLKDPLPGETAHQVMQSTSKLRFTVKPNERTRKSAVLILFYPYANEIYFPLILRPAYDGVHSGQVAFPGGRYEKTDENLIRTALREAQEEIGLRLNDVKVLGILTELFIPASNFYVLPVVATIPYRPDFYPDPREVEDIFQIKLKEISDASIIGSSEIQIRGVQIVAPHYEVNGYKIWGATAMMISELLSVIGTVDLEV; this comes from the coding sequence ATGGCTCAGGGATCTTTCTCGGTTTTCACGAATGAATTATTTCAAAAATTAAAAGATCCGCTTCCCGGTGAAACGGCCCATCAGGTTATGCAGTCAACCTCAAAACTGAGATTTACTGTTAAACCAAACGAAAGAACCAGAAAAAGTGCCGTATTGATCTTGTTTTATCCTTACGCCAACGAAATTTATTTCCCACTGATCTTACGGCCGGCATATGATGGCGTACATTCCGGCCAGGTAGCTTTTCCGGGTGGACGTTATGAAAAAACAGATGAAAATCTTATCCGGACTGCATTAAGAGAGGCGCAGGAAGAAATCGGATTACGCCTGAATGATGTAAAAGTGCTGGGCATACTAACCGAACTTTTTATTCCTGCCAGCAATTTTTACGTTTTGCCCGTTGTTGCAACCATCCCTTATCGCCCGGATTTTTATCCTGATCCAAGGGAAGTTGAAGACATTTTCCAGATTAAATTAAAAGAAATCTCTGACGCATCCATAATTGGCAGCAGCGAAATTCAGATTCGCGGTGTACAGATTGTTGCACCGCATTATGAAGTAAACGGGTATAAGATCTGGGGAGCAACAGCCATGATGATCAGTGAACTACTTTCTGTCATTGGAACGGTAGATTTGGAAGTCTGA